TTGTTCGAAGCTGTAACTCTGTCAAACATCATGTCTTATCAGTTGTGCAAAATCTGTTTTCATCATCCAACACTTTGCCTGGTCCCCAAACTTTCAGACATCCAACTTCCCCAATTCTATGAACACTGATTTTTCCACAGCACagttacaatgtacaacaaaggAAGTGACTCCATCTTAGAAGGGAGCACGCTTGAGCTGGCAAACTTTTAGAGCAATTTTTCCTTCAATTGATAACATTAATTTTGCATTCAGCTGTTACAGTGTAGTAAAGagtgtttttggcgacgcctcaggggctagcctaatattAGGATTGTCTTGTGCTCGGTGACTTTGGACCATGTgtcatatatatacattgtataacatgACAATTTGAGCCCTGTAATGATAAGAGTGCACAACAATGATCTTCATGTCCCAGTACAAAATGTTTGTAGGCTGTGACCACACCAATCTATTTCAAAGGTTTCCTGCCAcaattcttttgttttctttcacacaaaCTAGATTTTACATATGGCATCATCTGAACTTAGATAAGAAAGCAAACTTGTCTTGTTTGCAATAATGACATTTGGCAAAACATTTTTACTTTTTAATTATTGAATTTAAACAGATTTTAAATTTTTGCAAGTGATTTGCTGTAAATTGTCCCTACTAAGTTGCAAAATATCCTTACCAATTTCTGTAGATAAATCAACAACTTTGTTCATGCACAAATTTGAATTTCATCCACAACGTTGGAACTGCAAAATTAGCAGcaccttttttctttttgtcagcaCCTCTAAATACTGTGTACAACATTCAGCAACAACAGCTGCCATTTTAAACCACATGCAGCTGTTATCGTGAAAGTCAAGAAATGTTTCTTTAACTAAAGGAAAATTCTCAGGAACCAAGAAAATAGACTGGGTGGTCGGATGGATGGGTTCCTGAGTTATGGAGTATAATGAACGACTAGGACAATACTAAGACTGTCATGGCAACAATACTGTCAACATTTGTCTAATGCTGTTGTCTGGTAGTGGTAATAACAAATGGCAAacttgacattttgtatgtatggatgTCTGATCAGACAAATGCACTGGAAAAAGTGGCTTATCCAAAGACTTGATCACCAACTCCATTGCTCTATAAGGAGCATTTACAAAGGGTCAAGTATCTTGCTAGAAGATAACAACCTCTGCCATAGACAGACTCTTTTTATGCTTCAAAAATAGCATCAAGGACAATTCCAACCAGTTAGATGATCATCAAAAGACCACCTTTTTGACAGTTTCTTGCACCACAAAAACTACTATGACCCTGTTAGGAAAATAACTACCATAACTAGACACATTCTACACAGTAGATGTACAGACACACTGCAACATGTTGGACTGGTTCAATATCAGCACAACACGAACTATGAAAGCAACAAAAGCTCCATTTTAATTGCATCTACCCCCAAAATCAGTGTGACTCCAAGTTCACAAAATTTCTACCCTTATCAACATGTACAAGAGTGGAACCTACTGGCTCCGCCCTGCAGGTATTGCCAAAAAATATCAAGACGATTATTCCACTTTTTCTGTACATGAGAAAACCTTCCCATACAGCTACCATATCCAAATCTGATCACCACTCATTTATCAGAAAAAACTTActtcaaaatgaagaaaatattccCAGGAAGCCCTGTAGCTTATGGTTTTAGAAATCATACCTTGTATAGTTAGAGACAGACAAACCATGAATCTTAAAAAGCCCTAAGAGTATGACTCATTTCGTAGACCTTGTTTGTAAGTATTGTGTGCGTTAACGTCAAATGCTATAGGGTGATGTGCTTATCACTAACTACTTGTGAAAGATAAACTAAGGAGAAatctttgtacaatgtacttaagtAGTGACTGTGCAGAACTGACATAAGAACAATAAAGAATAACCAACAAAACGAAACAAAAATGATGGTGAGAGGTTGCAAATCCTGGCTTGGGGCTTCATCTGGTCTTTCATCTGTCATTTGTATGATATTACTATTTTGTGATCACTCAAGCTAAATGCCACATGTATATGGTACATGTAGAAACTTACTTAATAAGTGCAGCTTGTAATCACAGGAAAAGTAATCAGAATTAAGCTACTGGAAAGAGGAAAAATCTAGAAAAGGACAAATAATATTGAATAGCAATACCGTTAATTACCACAGAAGCCTCGGACGAATACAAGTTTCCATATTTCCGACAATTTTGGATCATCTGCACACTCAAAATACTGACTCAAACAATATTTTTAAGATAATTGGCCACAAAGTATCATGAGCCAAAACCCATAAACATCAACAATGCTCTCCCatctaaaaaaaagattgtcCAAGCCAAATCATGGGCGATGTAGCTGATTATGCTTAATGTGTATCCCCATAACTTGCTGATATACCTGTATACCCTTTTTTCTACCCAAGCCACCTTTTACCAAATCCTTATAtcgttgtttttttgtgactGTTGTAACCATGGAAATGTCCGTGGCAACCAGCAACCAGTTTCCATGGTTAAAGATCAACAACCGCAAACTTGAATTGATTCTGCCCTGATTGCACACTCCAGCTACAAGTCATTGTTGAGCTACTATGTTTTTAACTGCCATTATTTTCTTCTAATTCCTTGCATTACCTTCAGCTAGAAACTGGGCTGGAAAATATAAAATCCTTCATCCCAGCAATATAACTTCCAAAGGAACGTGAACTGAATCCAACAAGAACGTAATGCAAGTCCAACGCACACCGAAAATGGTGTGCAAAATGACTCGATAACTGATACGTCACACAGACTTGCATCAGTTGTTAATTGGGCAAATGGCCCGAACCATAGCGCCATGTACAGTACAAGCAAGTGATCATTTTGGATTGTACTCTGGCAATGCCTTGATCTTTGCCTTGTCCTCTTCGCTGTCGTTGCGGGCGATGAAGATTGTGTGCCCGTACCCGCATGAGACTTTGTGGATGTAGATGCCGTCCAATGTCTTCACCTCTTTAGGAATGGTTGATGACTTGGCCTTGTTCTCACCATAGCCCTATGGAACACAGAACTGTGCATGAGTGCCACCTACCAGACATAAACAGTACTGCAGGGATGGTACAACACTTAAGATGTATGACAGAGATGGAAGTACTGAACAAGGATGACTGTTGAAAACATTTGTCATAGCATATCTAAGTAACAAaccagtctctaccagactgaccaTGCTGGTGATTAAAAGGAGAATAactttgctaccagaggagttggccttCCACTAGCTTGAGGAGAATCATGAACCTTAGCGtgaactgactcccctggctgattttttgggtgggcagtgggaGTCACATGGCACCCGTTTTTATTCAGCCTTCTTCCTACTGaggtaaaaacactgcttgtctaCAGAAGGAGAAATGTATCAATCATGCCccaaattaaagtttgacattgaaagatgTGTCCTCATGTATTTCAGcttactttgttcaactctattgtaatatgtatcactagacaAGAGTTTGGGCCAGCCTAAAATAAATTACaaggaaaaataaaatataatccCTACCTATTGACCCTATTTTAtacaggactgaaacaggaaacagaaCATAGGACAtagaagttttcttttacataaccagtttttctcacctgctatctcccaacctgatgaaattattttaggaggaaacagaacatttttcctaggcctaacaaaCAGCCTTACCAGCTCCCCGTAGGTGGGGCTGGGTCCCCAGCTGATGGTGCTGTCGTCCGCGGCCACCACGATACTGCGGTTGCTGCAGCCCACGCTCCTGACGTCCCAGCCGCTCAGGTCCTGGACAGGCTTGGGGTACATGTTGGCCTCTCCGGTGGTCTTTGTCTGCCCCCACAGGTACAGCTGACctgtacaacacaaacacatttcAGTTATTGAACTCATGTGAGAATAAgataacagggctcaaaatacttttttctgcatacctgcactagtgcaggtaacattgaaaattaccagcaccagacaaattttatctgcaccactGTGAtcttaggaagtatggatcatactaaaattgtttggGAACCATTGCTTTGTtcctaataacaatccacatagcATAttacctacatcataggacatttatgattaagacccagtacatggaccagtgcaggttacgtgcaggtagacaccagaaatacctgcacggcttcaattttacctgcactaacctgcatatgcaacctgcggtatttcgagccctggataaGCAACCAAAATTATGGTTACAAAGTTGAGCTTTGTTCTAACACAACGGAAGCACTCTCCATGTAAATCAGACATCTAATGAAGGTCAGCCAGGACAACCAAAAATTCACAGTGAATGCTTCCTTTGGGTCGGAGCAAGGTTCAACTTTgtaactatggattctaccaacacagatgagttttCATTCAAAAACCAAAATGATGAGAAAGATTAAACAATGTCCATATGAACATGAAGAATGATACTCAGAACTACATCCTGTGCTGAATGGCAATCATTAAAATCGTACCGACAAAAAGGTAAAgcaagttgaacttgaagagtAATGCAAGAGACCTAATAATAAAGCCATCATAAGAGGAGCAAGTGGCAGGCACCTGGCTTGAGCACTTTACCACAAAGGTAAGGGGACTAACCGCCATTGTCCATGATACCCATGGAGTAGAATGCGCCGGCGTAGATGGTCCTGGCGCCGCGCCCCGGATAGTCGAACATCTTCACCAGCCTGGGCACGTGCTCGTCCTTCTGCTCGCTGTGACCGAGTCGGCCGTACCCGCCGAAACCCCACGTGAACACTCTCTTCTGTTTGTCCAATGCAACCTGGATAACAGTAGAAGTAAATCAATGCTTTTAGGAaacacagggcttgaaataccaccttcatatgcaggttagtgcagctaaaattggagctgtgcgggtatttctgatgtctacctgcacctaacctgcactggtccatgtattaGGTTTTATACAATATTTTCTAGTTTCTCCAGGAAATAAGGTATGTTAAAGAGagagtttatttgcaagatcacgcccaaaggctaattgcacgaaataaaggtcattcagtACATAACATTAGCTTCTAATATACTTTATAAACTACATTTAGTATAATATTATTGTAGAGTTTGACCTACAGTGTGATTGGTGCCACATTTGATGTCGACCAGCTGCACGTTAGTGATGGGGTTGATGAAGCCGTCCTTCGTCTTCTCGATGAAGACGCTGATTCTGCGCGGGACCAGCTCGCAGTCGTACGCCATCTTGTTCGATGTTACGAAGTACTGACCGTCTGTGTTGTTTCCTGTGAAAACAACGGCCACACAAGTCAGGTGAGGTGTATGGACTGAAAACTTGtctatttgaattcatcacaGAGTGAGGGGCAGAGCAAAACAGGTCCAGAGCAACCTTTAGAAGTTGCCTTCCCTCACAAACTTAATTGGCTTCGTAACAATTtaggaatttttttcttaactcCAATATATGGTAGATTTTGATCCAACATTTTGTCCTATTGAATCACCTTAGCAAGGTCATCTCAAAAGCCAAACATCTCCTTTATTAATAGAAGTAACTAGAATTGCATAGATATTTCAAATCTAAAATCCATACTTGTTCTGTTGCTGAAAATTTTGATCATTATGATCAATATGGAAATACAGCTGGGTGCATATGCACTAAGTCTTTTATGcatccaaaattggagctgtgcacagGTGTACAAAGATATCTGTGTATGGACATAAAGGTACTACTGTACACTATAGTATACAGCCTTTTTAGAGTTTGTTGCATTACTTGAGTAATTTAGACAAAGTCATTAGCTTTAGAATTTCAGATGCAAACTCAAGTAAGGTTTGTTATtactaggtttttctgacatacttcaatttttttaaaatcaaaatatattgCGTGTTATACCCAGCTGTCCGTACTCTGGACATCCGAACGAGTACAAGGCCCCTCGACAGTCTATCACCATACTGAACTCTGCACCACAGGCTACCTTCACCACTGGTGGTCCCGTGTACACGATCTGTAACACAATAAAACACAGTTCTGGGGTTTAAAACTTTTAATAAAACTTTCACAAAAACTGCAcacataaaactaccgcaaatATTTACCTCACAGGGAGTACAATTTGCGTAAGGCCGTACTGTAAAGTTTGATCTACACACACCAGTATGAACCCCTACATTGTTTTGCAAGTGTAGTGGAAcatttaacatgcttgaggggTGGCTCTCAAATGCAGGACCTCTGGcttaacgtacatgtaacatgtggcAAGTCCCTCCACACGCTAACCACAAGGCAACCTTGCCACCTCAAACATCATAATGATGTAAAGTTATCAATATTCTGACTGGTAGAAGCTCACCTGAGTTGGACTGGGGACGGCAGCGTTCTCGTTCCCCAAACCCAGCTGACCCATCTTGTTTTCACCAAAGGCAAACACTTTCCCATCAtctaaaaacacaacaaacttACATTAAAAATCTGATATGCATTCACATAAGGCAAGCATAAGGTTTGGTAGAAAGAGCTTAAAGGAAGAaaattctttttcatttttcgtGAATTGGCCCTACATTGATTACCAgctatacatgtgtatgaacTATAACTACTTAGCAATTACTGTattaaagaaatacatgtaaatgtcaacaATGCAGGAccaattgaaaataaaaagtaTTTGCTTCACCCGTTTGTGACTTAATTCACAATCTAATAAAACTTTTCCAagagatgaagaaaaaaaaaacacacctgtcagaCATAGTGTATGGTTCCTTCCGCACGCTGCTTCCACGATGTTAAACCCCGCCAGGCTCTCGATGACGGTGGGCACGTCTACCCTCTTCGTGTCCCCGTGACCCAGCTGCCCTTTGTCGTTCCGTCCTGCAAGAATGAAAAGGCAGGAATGATATACTTTCAGACTCATGCCtttaaccggtgcaatggccgagtgggtagttcgcttgcattcggtaggtcgtgagttcgatccccagccgagtcataccaaagactttaaaaatggtacatgctgctttctctgcttagcactcagcatttgggaaagagtatggaagttgaacacacaccactaccagtggactagtcccctgctgtagtgattgcacaaagttgctactgaaacggagatgggcgccgccctatgcgccatcaggcgcaggaaggaactttgacttttgacatgccttcaagtaccaacctaggattgatatcTTCAAAAATTTGTGTTTTCCCAGAACAAAAGagtggaatttaccaacaccaAGCACAGTACGGGCACCTTCACTGAGCAGTTTTCAAATTGAAGAACACAGCTAGATGTTCACTGCACTTGTCTAGGGACATCTGGGATATTTTGAAATAGAACATATAGATAGTAAGGTTCTttggcacaaccaaggagtaacTTACgtccaacgttttgatgtctatcagacaccatcatcagggtagaatgactggaaactacatcttgctgctacttatagccgatgtaggtgacgtagcaagaagtagtttccagtcattctaccctgaacCATTCGATCGAAACTTTGGACGTAAGTACTCCCAGGTTGTGCCAAAGTACCGTACTATAAGACTAATTGcaaacctgatgaagttatttacggagaACATATAGAATTTTCCAGTATTTCCTTGTTTATGTTGACCATTGCCAGGAAGATCTCCCCCTTCTTTTCAAGATTAGGCCAAAAATCCAtgacactttcactttcactttcactttgacAGTGCTAATGTCATCCAAAAAATGCCTAACCCTGTGGCCTTACATAATACTGCCACTTAAGATGCCTGACATTTTATCTCATCCTGCAACATGATCAAGTTACATATCTAGTCACTCAGTGGGGCTGTGTTATGCAAGATTAAAAATTTCCAGTTACTAAACAAAATACCTCAGAGTCATCAACCTGTCTTTTTTTGCTCACAACATAAGTGGCCAAACATTACACTGTTTTTTGTGTATGCTACAGCGTCCTTAGTATAACACATTTCTGTTAAGTTGCAGAAAGTGTCTTTTAAGCTTATCCCACACCTTCAGGTGCTTAGGGCGGCACCAACCGTGCATTTTATAGCCCTTGGGCCGCACagttgtgcaatcactacagcaggaggctggTACATTCGTAGctgtgttcaactcccatgcTCTTTCTTCTTAAGTAATCAGTGCTAAGAAAAAGCAATACGTACCATTCTTAAAATGATTGGTTATGATCAAGCAGGGATCGAAAGACTTTTTTtctgctacatgcaaaattgcaagttggcaaaatttttacgtgcaatttgaaaaatttacatgcaaaatacaactagtctatactgcaatgttctatccagcatccatcattccatcctttggcggaattttgctgctcaagACTCAGAATTTTGCCTGTTACTTTTGGCAGACAGAAATCAGTGCATGAATAGATATACTATATACAGAACttaaaattttggaaagatatccacacaATCAGCATGGAAGTTTGCAGaaagccaaatttgattatttttaacacctactgacgaccGATAACGATCCCCGTCAGATAAACAAAGGCACtgtggcctcagtatttttactataggccaggtcttttcaacatgcaagattgcaagttcagaatatttttatgtgcaaatctcaaaaattacatgcaaattgcaagttaagtatgtgtatttcgaaccctgtcaAG
The window above is part of the Branchiostoma floridae strain S238N-H82 chromosome 14, Bfl_VNyyK, whole genome shotgun sequence genome. Proteins encoded here:
- the LOC118431108 gene encoding protein RCC2-like gives rise to the protein MPPKKRKAGEEEPQASKKGKSDENGEEAPGEGAAAEADNGHGAAAETSQPAAADKPPLKLEGSKVAGELLICGGTNWDLIGRNQLPKNATGSANRGQNLWGPHRYGSMSGVRVRSVISGPTSVHSILITEDGKAMSWGRNDKGQLGHGDTKRVDVPTVIESLAGFNIVEAACGRNHTLCLTDDGKVFAFGENKMGQLGLGNENAAVPSPTQIVYTGPPVVKVACGAEFSMVIDCRGALYSFGCPEYGQLGNNTDGQYFVTSNKMAYDCELVPRRISVFIEKTKDGFINPITNVQLVDIKCGTNHTVALDKQKRVFTWGFGGYGRLGHSEQKDEHVPRLVKMFDYPGRGARTIYAGAFYSMGIMDNGGQLYLWGQTKTTGEANMYPKPVQDLSGWDVRSVGCSNRSIVVAADDSTISWGPSPTYGELGYGENKAKSSTIPKEVKTLDGIYIHKVSCGYGHTIFIARNDSEEDKAKIKALPEYNPK